In Populus nigra chromosome 1, ddPopNigr1.1, whole genome shotgun sequence, one genomic interval encodes:
- the LOC133668689 gene encoding large ribosomal subunit protein eL31-like — translation MPEKSGKGRKEEVITREYTINLHKRLHGCTFKKKAPKAIKEIRKFAQKAMKTTDVRVDVKLNKHVWSRGIRSVPRRVRVRVARKRNDEEDAKEEFYSLVTVSELPPEGFKGLGTKVIDDEEE, via the exons ATGCCGGAGAAATCAGGGAAAGGAAGAAAGGAAGAGGTTATCACCAGAGAATACACCATCAACCTTCACAAACGCTTGCATGGATG CACCTTCAAGAAGAAGGCTCCAAAGGCCATCAAGGAGATAAGGAAGTTTGCACAGAAGGCCATGAAGACAACTGATGTCAGAGTTGATGTTAAGCTAAACAAGCATGTGTGGAGCCGAGGTATTAGGAGTGTGCCACGGAGAGTTCGTGTTCGTGTTGCACGGAAGAGGAATGATGAGGAAGATGCCAAGGAAGAATTTTATTCCCTTGTCACTGTTTCAGAGCTTCCTCCAGAGGGATTTAAGGGTTTGGGCACCAAGGtcattgatgacgaagaagaatgA
- the LOC133668696 gene encoding sm-like protein LSM7 — protein MSGRKETVLDLAKFVDKGVQVKLTGGRQVTGTLKGYDQLLNLVLDEAVEFLRDADDPLKTTDQTRRLGLIVCRGTAVMLVSPTDGTDEIANPFVQPDGA, from the exons ATG TCAGGGAGGAAAGAAACAGTATTGGATTTGGCTAAGTTCGTGGACAAGGGTGTTCAAGTCAAGCTCACTGGTGGTAGACAAG TGACAGGGACTTTGAAGGGATATGACCAATTACTAAACCTTGTCCTGGATGAGGCAGTAGAATTTCTAAGAG ATGCTGATGATCCGCTAAAGACCACTGATCAGACAAGGCGCCTTGGCCTAATt GTTTGCAGGGGAACTGCTGTGATGCTGGTGTCTCCAACTGATGGTACAGATGAGATTGCCAACCCTTTTGTCCAGCCAGATGGAGCCTAG